The Megalobrama amblycephala isolate DHTTF-2021 linkage group LG13, ASM1881202v1, whole genome shotgun sequence genome contains a region encoding:
- the hacl1 gene encoding LOW QUALITY PROTEIN: 2-hydroxyacyl-CoA lyase 1 (The sequence of the model RefSeq protein was modified relative to this genomic sequence to represent the inferred CDS: deleted 1 base in 1 codon): MDEVTGAQLIAAALKSQNVEYMFGIVGVPIIEVAMAAQAAGIKYVGMRNEQAACYAASAIGYLTGWPAVCLVVSGPGLIHALGGMANANMNCWPVIVIGGSSDRNQETTGAFQEFPQVEACRLYSKFSARPSSLEMIPAVVEKAVRSSIYGRPGACYIDIAGDMVNAKIDRTSVRFVSCCPAPPVSQADSREITEAVRLLKAAQRPLIIVGKGAAYARAEKEVRELVEVTGIPFLPTPMGKGLLPDDHSNCVAAARSRALLQADVIVLLGARLNWILHFGFPPRFSPHVKIIQVDLCAEELNNNVKAASALLGDIRAVVSQLLETVRSESWRFPSDSQWWTTLRDKMTANTQISKTLALQSTLPMNYYTAFHHISELLPKDCLIVSEGANTMDIGRTMLLNYLPRHRLDAGTFGTMGVGPGFAIAAAVLEQAQKSAQRVVCIEGDSAFGFSGMEVETMCRYKLPIIIIVINNNGIYSGVDPETWKEMEQMGDMTTIAPPVTLLPEARYEQVMSAFGGRGYLVRAVEELRGALQESLTDTEMPSLINVLIDPASDRKQQEFPWLTRSNL, from the exons ATGGATGAAGTGACTGGAGCTCAGCTGATCGCTGCGGCGCTCAAATCTCAG AATGTGGAGTACATGTTTGGCATCGTTGGTGTGCCTATCATCGAGGTGGCCATGGCCGCCCAGGCAGCTGGCATCAAGTACGTGGGCATGCGCAATGAGCAAGCA GCCTGCTATGCTGCGTCTGCTATTGGGTATTTGACAGGATG GCCAGCTGTGTGCCTGGTGGTGTCTGGACCTGGACTGATTCATGCTCTCGGAGGAATGGCCAATGCTAACATGAACTGCTG GCCTGTCATTGTCATTGGCGGCTCATCTGATAGGAACCAAGAAACCACAGGAGCATTTCAGGAGTTCCCTCAG GTTGAAGCTTGTCGTCTGTATAGCAAGTTTTCTGCTCGACCAAGCAGCCTTGAGATGATACCAGCTGTAGTTGAAAAA gCTGTAAGGAGCAGCATTTACGGCCGTCCAGGAGCATGTTACATAGACATAGCTGGAGATATGGTGAACGCCAAAATTGACCGGACCAGTGTCAG GTTTGTTTCCTGTTGTCCTGCTCCTCCTGTGAGTCAGGCCGACAGCAGGGAGATCACAGAGGCTGTCAGGCTGCTCAAAGCAGCTCAGAGGCCTCTGATCATCGTGGGCAAAG GTGCGGCGTATGCCAGGGCGGAGAAGGAGGTCCGGGAGCTGGTGGAGGTGACTGGAATCCCCTTCCTTCCTACACCTATGGGGAAAGGACTACTGCCGGATGACCACTCCAACTGTGTTGCTGCAGCTAGATCcag AGCTCTATTGCAGGCTGATGTTATAGTGTTGCTGGGTGCCAGACTCAACTGGATCCTGCACTTTGGGTTTCCACCAAGATTTAGTCCTCATGTGAAGATCATTCAG GTGGATCTATGTGCTGAGGAGTTGAATAATAATGTGAAG GCCGCATCTGCATTGCTCGGAGACATACGGGCTGTGGTCAGCCAG CTGTTGGAGACCGTAAGATCAGAGTCCTGGAGATTTCCTTCTGATTCCCAATGGTGGACGACACTGAGGGACAAAATGACTGCCAATACTCAGATATCAAAG ACTCTTGCTCTCCAGTCCACTCTGCCCATGAACTACTACACAGCGTTCCACCATATTTCTGAGCTCTTGCCCAAAGACTGCCTCATAGTGAGTGAGGGAGCGAACACTATGGACATCGGCCGTACCATGCTGCTCAATTACCTCCCACGACACAG GTTAGATGCAGGCACATTTGGCACTATGGGGGTGGGTCCAGGCTTTGCCATTGCCGCAGCAGTTTTGGAGCAGGCGCAGAAGAGCGCTCAGAGAGTGGTGTGTATAGAGGGAGACAGCGCTTTCGGTTTCTCTGGCATGGAGGTGGAGACCATGTGCAG GTATAAACTGCCCATCATCATCATAGTAATCAACAACAATGGCATCTACAGTGGAGTGGATCCAGAAACATGGAAAGAGATGGAACAGATGGGAGACATGACCACCAT TGCTCCTCCGGTGACCCTGCTGCCAGAGGCACGGTACGAACAGGTGATGAGTGCATTTGGGGGTCGTGGGTATCTGGTTCGAGCGGTGGAGGAACTCCGCGGTGCACTACAGGAGAGTCTGACAGACACAGAGATGCCCAGCCTTATCAACGTACTTATAGACCCGGCCTCAGACCGCAAACAACAG GAGTTTCCCTGGCTGACACGGTCAAATCTTTAA